Below is a window of Danio rerio strain Tuebingen ecotype United States chromosome 11, GRCz12tu, whole genome shotgun sequence DNA.
AGACAaaggtattttttttaaacattccgaTTTGAAGAATGCAAGGATTGTTAAACTTGCAGTGCTAGACTACCTCATTCCTCTCACTGTGAAGAGCGGGCCTGCAAAACACAGCTTGTGTTCACAGGCTCTCTGACTACTTGTAGGAAGCCGTTTCATTTGTGTACACAACACACGCCACAAATTGTTGCAAGGGGCAAACTATCAGAGGTTGTCTGTAGGAGTCTCTTGTCTTGTATAAGCAATAGAGCGGAATATGCACGGGATATGATATAAACACTGACTGAACGATGATCGCAGAGTTCCTACAACAATCACCCTGTGTGTAGTGTACACAGATAAAGCTCAGGAGTCAGGTTTCAGGTGCCTGTGTGCTTCCCCTACACACACGTCAAACCCCACAGGTAAAAGCAAAATATTTTGAGCAGCGGTGTGAATGAGAGAAGCTGTATCTTTTCTTGGCCTGTAGTTATTCTCATgcaaacaaatgctaaatatTAATGTATCTGACCCTAGGAGAGCAGCAAAATTACAAAGAGAAAAAACATAGATTTGCTcagaatagatgaatgaatgggtaAACGTAAGCAAAGCTCAGTGAAGCAGAGTGCCTGTTTAGATATGGAAGATATCCGAGAGGTTTGATTGGCATCAGTGGATTGCTTGTTCAAGCCGGTGCCGTCTTTAGTGTGGTTGGTTaatgtgtctttttctccctttcTTTCTCTTCCTTTCACTATTTTTTCACTTTTGCTATGGCTGGCAGAGACTTTACCTtgcttttaattagtttttttttctcctcagacTTACTGGAGTCTTTTTAGCAATTGTCTGGTATCTTGGATTCATATCGTACCTTGTGTGTTCTGGCTGCTGATTACTGATAAACAGTAGGTCTCAGGAAAAGTTTACAAAGGAAGGATCCATGTGTCTTGAGAGAGACCCCGCCCTTTGATCTTTCACATAGGCATTGTATTGCAGTCCATTATCCAATCAAAACCATAGGTGTGTTATGTGATTACCATAACCCAATATTTCTCAACTCCGGCCCTTGGCCCCCCTTGTCCTGTGAAATTTTTATGTCTCTCTTATTTGACACACAAAAATCAGTTCATGGATCTCTCTGTTAACAAGTTGGtgttcacaatcatgagaggggggtctctccacaccaccaccagtgtgcagcattcacttagatcagtggttcccaacctttttcttaggggccccccccatgaacatatacaaacattggagcacccccaccatataaatacacacgcacgcacacacatatgtactgtatatatatatatatatatatatatatatatatatatatatatatatatatatatatatacatacatacagtatttgtgtgtttgtgtaatattaatatataatatgtatacaaaatataaaataatcagttttaacttgtcttggccttcaataaaaccaaaatttaggtaggctttgacatactgtctaatctttttcttcaccTCTAAAGAATCATTGCATTCacgtttctctgccatttttgttttgattttgcctttacgagaaGTTGGACAACCACATTGCgcaagtgagcaaaatttaaataattatttaaagttatttattttaattatttttactattatgttggaattttaagcatgtgttttgattttttttttttggtactaaaaaatacatatataatagtagggctgctcgatattgggaaaaatcataatcacaattattttggtcataattgtaatcatgattattcaaaacgagtatcagaaaaaatacaataaaattattagcgctcctgagaattttttttttataaatatttcccaaattatgtttaacagaacaaggaattttaacagtatttcctctaatatttttcttctaggcttatttgttttattttagctagaataaaagcaagtttaaatattttgaaagctattttaaggtcaatattattagcccccttaagcaataaatatttttgatgacttgcctaattaccctaattaagcctttgaactgcactttaatctgaatggttgtattttgaaaaatatctagtaaaatattatgtgctgtcatcacagcaaagataaaataaatcagtaattagaaatgatatatcaaaacttttatgttcagaaaaaaaaaacttctttctatgaaacagaaattgggcaggaaaagttAATATTCAGTTAATAttcaggctaataattctgacttcaagtgtttacatacagttattttccagcctgcaaaggaaagagaaataaatacaattaaataaaaatattaaacaaactgctttaagcatcttcactgtaagaaaaacactttagctacaaaaatccttcagagaaacattttctcgttatgtttgattaatgataaaacaggcggcagcaggaatatttcgcgctgtctctttaatggtttctctttcacgtcttttgattctcaacttgtttgtttattacacaaatgggggctaatataaataatcacgaaacaccgcgttttgacacctatttgaccattaaagcgctcacgttaatgactttagatgtctgcgctcctctgctcgtctcagccTGCAaatgagagcgaatgctgactggccgcatgcttctggctgcgtgtgcgtgctgcacacacacattcgcgcttttaagagcaacgcGTGCACAGCTGGAAaggtggcggtatatgatgcatataatcgtttatcttgattaatgcttttttataatcgtttgaaatcgaaatcggattttcgattaattgtacagccctatataatagtggagcattttttatgccatttttatgatctaagtcagtggttcccaacctggggtccgcgcccccctaaggggggcgccagagttcacaaggggggcgcgggagaggataagtattgaggtagaaaaaggcataaaaatgctccactattatatagggctgtacaattaatcgaaaatccgatttcgatttcaaacgattataaaaaagcattaatcaagataaacgattatatgcatcatataccgccacctTTCCAGCTGTGCACgcgttgctcttaaaagcgcgaatgtgtgtgtgcagcacgcacacgcagccagaagcatgcggccagtcagcattcgctctcattTGCAggctgagacgagcagaggagcgcagacatctaaagtcattaacgtgagcgctttaatggtcaaataggtgtcaaaacgcggtgtttcgtgattatttatattagcccccatttgtgtaataaacaaacaagttgagaatcaaaagacgtgaaagagaaaccattaaagagacagcgcgaaatattcctgctgccgcctgttttatcattaatcaaacataacgagaaaatgtttctctgaaggatttttgtagctaaagtgtttttcttacagtgaagatgcttaaagcagtttgtttaatatttttatttaattgtatttatttctctttcctttgcaggctggaaaataactgtatgtaaacacttgaagtcagaattattagcctgaaTATTAACTGAATATTaacttttcctgcccaatttctgtttcatagaaagaagttttttttttctgaacataaaagttttgatatatcatttctaattactgatttattttatctttgctgtgatgacagcacataatattttactagatatttttcaaaatacaaccattcagattaaagtgcagttcaaaggcttaattagggtaattaggcaagtcatcaaaaatatttattgcttaagggggctaataatattgaccttaaaatagctttcaaaatatttaaacttgcttttattctagctaaaataaaacaaataagcctagaagaaaaatattagaggaaatactgttaaaattccttgttctgttaaacataatttgggaaatatttataaaaaaaaaattctcaggagcgctaataattttattgtattttttctgatactcgttttgaataatcatgattacaattatgaccaaaataattgtgattatgatttttcccaatatcgagcagccctactattatatatgtattttttagtaccaaaaaaaaaaaaaaatcaaaacacatgcttaaaattccaacataatagtaaaaataattaatataaataactttaaataattatttaaattttgctcacttgcGCAATGTGGTTGTCCAACttctcgtaaaggcaaaatcaaaacaaaaatggcagagaaacgtGAATGCAATGATTCTTTAGAggtgaagaaaaagattagacagtatgtcaaagcctacctaaattttggttttattgaaggccaagacaagttaaaactgattattttatattttgtatacatattatatattaatattacacaaacacacacatactgtatgtatgtatgtatatatatatatatatatatatatatatatatatatatatatatatatatatatatatatacagtacatatgtgtgtgcgtgcgtgtgtatttatatggtgggggtgctccaatgtttgtatatgttcatggggggggcccctaagaaaaaggttgggaaccactgacttagatgatgtgatggcagccacaggacaactgcgccagtgcactcaccagcTATAGCTGTAGTGGAGAAACAGATTtacagccaatttggtggatggggatgattgggaggccatgatcggtaaGGGCAGATGAAAGTAATTTGGCAAGGACACCGGGGTtatacccctactctttacaagaagtgccatgggatttttaatgtccACAGAGAGTAAGGATCTCTGTTTAATGTCTCATATGAAAGACAtagcccactgacagtatagtgtcccgttcacttttactggggcgttaggactcacacagaccacaggttgagctactaccacttccaacagcatgTGGTCTcgcattcaggtactgaccaggctcagccctactTCATTGAGTAACCGGTCTtcggctgcagggtgatatggctgtggcaggAGTAAAGAAGgaataaatacaaaagaagaaaagtaaggaagacatacaaaatgtgcaggacaGGGGGACGAAGACCGGAATTAAGAACCACTGCCATAAGCCTACTTTCATTGCTCAATGAAAAAGGCAAACTGATCTGTGAACTAGCTATGAATTTACAAGTCGCTATACTGAATGTACTTGCTATAAAGCAACATTTCAAAGGCCACTGGTCAGGCATTGGGATTTTAAGCCACAAATAAAGCTCTGTCCAGAGTGCTGAAACATCACACACTGCAGATTGGCACTAAATGACAAAAAGATTATGAAGGACAGTCATTTTAGCTTCAGCGTTATCTTTACAGTTGCACACCAAATCTTTTGGATTTTTTATCATTGTAGACTTCAATAGTTTCTTGAAGTTCATTATCAACCGAGTGTTCACTCTTGGTCCTGGATGACCACTGTCCTGCAGGTTTGAACTACAACACTTGTATAGAAGTTTATAGTGAGACAGGGAGCCTTGATCAGCCGGTTcagatttgtttaatttaagctGAATCTAAACTCAAGACAGTGGCTCTCCAGGAAGGCTGCAGACTTCTAACTCGCTTCTATTTCcagaaaaacaaatcatttaaagggcacatataaACCGTTTTGAGAGATGTAACCAAAACAAATGTCCGAATGTATGTCCTGTTGTACATTTTTAGTTTCTTTAGTTTCTGAATATccaaagagccacatattgatatataatgttatgatagctgttttaatgttaagtTATAATTAAATTGCCTcatgttacagttatgaaatggcTTGATAAGAAGCTGGAAATGTCCATGggtcaatgacatgaccacattgaaatgatcCATATAGTTATTCCAATAATTTCAAATGGCTGGTCATGTGCATTGCAAAACCAGAGCTTCTCCTTCCTAATGCTAATCAATTAATCCATGCCAATGCTAATCTAATACTAATCTATTAATCCAACAGAGTCTTGTAAGACTAAGAATGTAAACCAAAACACCTTTGTAATTTTTTTGGTGCCACATACCTTGCGTCCTACTTCATTGTTATGAAGGTTCATGAGTGTCCTGGCGTTCTGCTTGATCTCCCGTGCATCTAGGAAGACCTTTGAGAAGCTCAGACCGTAGCGAATATCAGCCGAGCATCCTCCCCACTTCCAGCCCTCCTCCTGGTTGTAGAAACCTTGCTTCTCCTTGTCACATCCACAGCCGCTTAGTGTACCCTGAGTACAAGCTGCCGTGATGGCATGGGCGACCCCGGCAGCGATGATGGCGTAAGTGAAGGCTGCCTCCTTACTCCCTGGAACCAAAAGAACATTCTCCGTCAGGTTTGCTGGCAGCAAGATCCAGTTACAGGCAGTTTTAAACCCCCTACATACCTGACATATCTTGACACTCAAAACAATAATGAAATGTGTTAGCTGAGTCAAGTGAAGTTCATTTATCATGCACCGATTAACCGTTTGGCTTTGGGTAGATGGTGTGGGGGGCTTACTGGGAAAAGTGTGATATAAAAATGATCTAAAACCAGACATAGGCAAAACAAACAGGGATCGCATACCTGTGATTACTCAACACACAAATAATTGTCCTTCAGTTGTCACAGAGAGGAAACAGAAAGACAAATAACTGTTTGCACACAGATGAGCAAAGGAAGGAACGGTCCATCTCTTTAATAAGCACAAAGGACAAGGGTTTATTTCAGAGACAATAGAATGGTAGAGATAGAGGGTATGTGTTTAGACTCAAGTCTGGCCACTGTCCCAGCTTCCGTCAGAACGAGGGATCCACCCTGTGGAGATGAACTCCTCAGGCATGCAGTGCCTCCCTGGCCAGAGCACTGCTATAATTGATTGCCACTGTTAAACAGGGCACTTCCAGGTTAACAGTGTATTTCATTTATAAGGACAAAGATAGGTCTGAAAACCATGAGGAGAGTTATttggggactttttttttttgtagggtgAAATCAAGCAACTTTACCCAAACACCAATTCTACAAACAGACTTTTCCATTATTGATTTTTCCTCTGGAATGGGACAGAATCGCTagcaaaaattttttttaaaaattaaataaaatgttgcgAAGCTATATTAACATTCCCGGAAATCTACATTTCCGCTTGTGGATTAATGAGTCATCATGTATTGACAGTCCTAAGAATCATTTACACACCTGGAACCAAAGAACCACTTAAAAAGTTAACCTTTTTAGGCCTCATGAAGAGTGATGTCATGAGTTATTGCAATTAATATCTTCGCTATCTTTTGATCATTTCACAGCAAATagtgaaaaacacacaaatatgtCAGACTGCTAACAGACCGGCTTAGCAATTCAGGAATTTTCACCTTGAAGCGATCAAAAGTCTTCAGTGGTTTCCTGAAACTCACTAACACTGGTATGTGTTGACCTGCTGATGATAAACATCTTGGAACTTTGCCCATGCAATTTAACAAAGGCCAGTTTGGGGCATCAATTATGTTGAGATTTTTATGAGTTGTTTGGGCTTGCCGCCAGGGGAGAAGGGATGCATCCTGAaagaaaggaaaatgaagactgcACTGACGCAAAATCTTTAAACTCTCATCAGTACTCGAGTAGAATGCTTCTTGTCTTTGTATATCACTCGAGCTGTGTTTACCCAAATCAAGATATTCTGAACacaaacacagctgataagacACCCATAAAGCATGTGTGTTATGACACGAGTGTCATTTCTTTTTCGAGAGAAATCCGAATCAGTGGCATCACATGATTCTCTGCAAGACGTCTCTTGCCAAAACTGTAAATGCAAGAGGTTAATTTATAAACCTCATACAATGTGCTTGTCTGGACTTGAGGCATTAATGCTGTTGGAGGAAAACTATTTTTGAGCATACCAGAGGGTGGTTAAGTCAGAGAAGATTTAGGAGTGTTGCTCTCAAGAAACATAAAGTAACACAAGCGCGAAAACGCTACGCCTTTCGCATATCCGTCCAGCTGCTGATTTCCAGGAGGCTATATTTCAATCACAACTTCATTCACATATACGATAAAAAGGTGAACGAGTCCATGCAAAATGTGCACCTAAGAGAAGATTCCATTGCCGTGTGTGCCAAATGTAGACCTTGGTACCAGGCCCTAAACATTATTGCACATTacttaactttttcttttttgagcATGCAAGCCCTTCCCCGAAGGATTAACTACCGCTTTTCATCTCCTAGCTTCTGGTACTTTGAGCATGACTGGTCGTACACCTACTGAAACCAATCATGTTTGAACGGTTGTCCACTTTATTTAATCCTCCCTATACCGACCACAGACAAAAAGACTCTGGGTAAATAAAGTAGTCGGGCCGCTTCAGAAATGGAGACCACGCTCTGTCACTCTAAGTCAGCATCAACTTAGATGAGAGGGCACACAACACAAGACCTATAGCAGCTGTCCAAGCAGACAGCATTAAATAATATAATCAGCAGCACCCACAACAGATCCAGCCTGCCATTCAAGTGTAAACCGCTCCAGAACGAGATGGAAGGACATGAAAACCTGTGCTTTTTTTTGTCAAGAGGCGCTTGTCTTTGATGCAGTAGGATAAAATACAGCATCACCTTCAGCAATAGATACAAGTCTCTACAGATCTAAGCTTTTCCCCTGGGCCTCAACCACTTCGTCGAAAGTCTGACTGGATGTTAAGAGTGGaatggaaaagaaaagaaatttcaTCAAATATCTTCGAAATTCAAGCATTGAAAATTTCCTTCTGCTAACTTCCACTGGAAAGTCCATGCAATAACTCGCCGACCTCTTTGAGAGCAAGGAACTAAAGCAAAGTCCATTCATCAAAATGTCGTAGGCTCAATAGCACTGAAGGACCTCTCAATAGACCAAAGTTTGCCTTAGGAAAATGGATTACATTACCCCAAGTTGCTTAATTACTTTTGCTTTGTCTCTCAAAGGTGACATATTGTTACATTTGTGCACAATACTGTACTTTCTTGTGCTCCTACCATTCAACCACTGTAACTTATACCCGTGGTAAAGTGAAAACCCTGACTGCCAAATCATTAAAATCTACAGATAAGACAGGacgactagaaaaaaaaaaaattcttttgagAGGCTGGATTGTTGAGAGGGCTATAAATCCAGCCGCGTTGGCACTTGCTCCATGAATGCCGCTGAAAACTACCTGACATTGTTACTGTGGCGTGTGAGACGTTAAAGCTTAGCCTGACATCCAGCGACAAATCATTTCAAATGAGATGTCAAAGTGAGGGAAACAGGTCACAATACTGCGTCATTCAAAGACTTTCTAAAGTTGCTTTAGTGTCTTTTTAACAAGACAGTCTTATCGAATTGTTAAACAAAGTGTGTTCTAGCAGGTGTATAAATGTTCACATTCATATTCACAAAGAATGTCAGTCTTTTAGCAAGAATCTGAAATCTACAAGCCACCCTTTATTTGGGTTTTGATCCCTCTTGAGATCCCCCTTAGTTCTAAataaaaagcaacacttcatttaacaatgtaaatgtaataatttggTAACATACCCACTTTCAACTCTTTTCCAAAGACAGTTCTTTCCCCGAGGGCCGAGCAGTTCCACCTTCCATTTTTGAATTGAAACTGACACTCATTGATTCCCATTTGCGCTCCTTCTCCAATGACAATGATAGCGTCAGGCCGGCTTTGACAGATAGTCCTTTGACGAGGGGCCAAACCAGGAATTTTGTTACAGATAATACTCGCTCCCAATGCAACCACCGAGGAAAAGCccctgtaaaagttttaaaataagtgaaagtttttatttaaatgggAAATATTGAATATGTGCAATACAGTTGTTGAGGAACAGGCCATGACTGAGAGATAATTCAGTGTAAATTGCTGGTAACCAAACTGCACTGAGAGAAAGCtatacagtattcattcattcattttccttcggtttaatcccttatttatcaaggttcgccacagtggaatgaaccaccaactattcttgcatatgttttacatagtgtatgcccttccagccacaacccactactgggaaggTTAAACAGTATAATGGatatattattaatgaatatatagTAACTCAtggcatattaaaatattattctcAGGAAGAAATTAATGGATAAAATATGGGTCAATAAAAATGAAGCATGTTTAGTGTGTTACAAGGAGAATTTATAAACTCTGGTGTCAAGTTTTTGCCAATGTCATCTTTATACTTAATGTTGGTTTCTTATCATTTATACAAACATCAAGCTcagttaaaaattgctaaattttcttttttttaccttGAAAATGTCTACACTGttgttttaaagtatatttaaaaatataaatttgagTCATGAATAAGAATCAGATTTTTTAGCCTTTAAATTTAAAGTTCAATAATTGAACAGTCCGTTAATAATCTATGGCATTTAATTAAAAGTCCcgtttttattttgtgatttttttagcTTGTCTTAGTAGTGTTGTTGGTCTGGTATTCATTGTTAACCTCAACAAGTCTTGTTAGACCATACTGACCTGCCAAATGTTGTTTTCTAAATATTAATTTGGTCATATAatttactttgtttaaaaaattattataattgtttgcaTGGCTTTGAATTACGTTCAATAAACTGTAAACTGGCTTTGATgaactgtaaacacacacaaacatatgaatCCAATTATCTTGTAGACTgtacatttctatttttatttattaaattatttactatattttttgCAGTTATCAAATTTAAGAGTCATATGAAGGCAGTAAAACGACAATAGCCTTGCAATCTTTATATTATGATTAATCATTATAAATCCTTAATTAAACTAGGCTTTTTATATACAAATGTGGTTACTAAATACTTGACAGGTTAAAACAAGACATTCCATTTGACCCTACTTACCCAATCTTCAAATAAATAATCCCCAAACAGAGGAAAATATGAAAAATCCAGCGGCGCGTTTTCCTGCTCATGTTCAGCCTGTGCTTTGTTAATGGACTGTGAAATGATAGCAGTCTCCTGGTGGGCAATAGCTTGACCGGTGGTTTTATCACAAGCAAAGCAAGTCCTTGGAGGGATGCAAAAGTCCGTGAGAGTTTGGCGTGAACACCTGAGCTGATATCCTTCTGGGCGCGTGGAGATCAACGTTATTCTGCATATGTACGACTTCTGAATCACTTTTACGCGTCGAGATTTAGTAGTACAACTATCCCAAATCTTACATTCACAGCAAAATGTCCAGCAGACTCTTTATCTGTTACATCTATGTGTGCGTTCTGGAGGAAATTAAACTTTCCGATATTCCTTTTAATCGTCTGTGCTCCCGTAGCAGGTTGATAACGCGACTAGTTATTTCAAAAGACTCCGCGAGCAAacgattttatattatatagggAGGTCAAATCTGATTTGAGATACGACAAACTCACTGATAAACGACTTATGTGTCACTTTGATTATTATATCGCGCTATAACTATAATAATGCGTAATCTAAGAAAGGAATATTGTCTGCGCGCTCCTTGGCGAAGATCATATCGCAGTAACTCCAGCTTCTTAAACAGAGCTTTTATCTATTTTCCTGCACCCGTTTGCTCCTCCCATGAGAAAAGAAAACTTGTTCGACTTTAGATTTCCCCCTCACCCACCTCAAGCTCTTAATTGCGAGGTGAGAGATGTGTTCAACCATGCACcttccaaaaaaaataatagacCTCAAAGGGCTGTGTGTGTACTCTGTGACCAAGAGCGGTACAACAAATATTAAACAAgttcaaacttttaaaatgtcatttaatcaCCGGGCTACTTCCTTACAATTCAATTAATAACAATAGGTGCAAACAAAATTAGACAGGCTAACTCAAGGATAGCTCCATGGAAAGGGCTTTAAGTAATGGCTATCACAAATAAAAATCACCTTTTAACATCACTTATgtcacttaataaataataatcaatcttaaattattattagtgaaagaaataaactgaaaaagtcaAACCCTGATTTTGACAATtgattattgaaatattttttagcaATTTTAGTATGTCGGTGTTTATATTCTCTGGTACCAAATAACCCAATAATGTGCATTGCGAAGGCATAACTAGGCATGGGATGGTAACCGTTTTCAAGATATACCGCCCTTAGGAAAAGTCCAGGTTTTAAATCCGCCAAAATGTTCTTCTATACAGTtcttaaggtatgtgtaagacttttttatttacattttatttcgttag
It encodes the following:
- the wnt7aa gene encoding wingless-type MMTV integration site family, member 7Aa; the encoded protein is MSRKTRRWIFHIFLCLGIIYLKIGGFSSVVALGASIICNKIPGLAPRQRTICQSRPDAIIVIGEGAQMGINECQFQFKNGRWNCSALGERTVFGKELKVGSKEAAFTYAIIAAGVAHAITAACTQGTLSGCGCDKEKQGFYNQEEGWKWGGCSADIRYGLSFSKVFLDAREIKQNARTLMNLHNNEVGRKILEKNMRLECKCHGVSGSCTTKTCWTTLPKFRQLGYILKERYNHAVHVEPVRASRNKRPAFLKVKKPYSYRKPMDTDLVYIEKSPNYCEADPVTGSMGTQGRICNKTAQHTNGCDLMCCGRGYNTHQYSRVWQCNCKFLWCCYVKCNTCSERTEVYTCK